GAACATCCACGTACTCTGGTACTTTGTGCTGGTGCAGGTACGAGCCTCCTCCGTCTTGCACTCGGGCCTCTGTTCCTGCACAGAAGGATCATAGAGGCTGTCAGTCCTTCCCAGCCGCTCCAGGTCATGGCAGATCCCGACTCAGGCTCCTTTATCACAGTTTGGGGTCCCCTGCCCATAGCCAGGGTGGCCTCGCCAGCTCAGGGAGTCTGCACTGAGCATCAGCCTGAGGTCCCTGGAAGAGCCTGTGAGGCCCAGTCTCTGCTGTGGGGACCTCGGATCAGAGGGGCATCAGCTGGTgggtgtgtgcacgcatgtgaaGGAACGGGGTGCATAGTGTGGATTCTGgagggctcccccatcccagaaGCTGCACCACTCAGTCCAGGGGCCTCTGTCCCCCCCACGTTCCCTGTAGATCTTCAATGGACTTGTGCAGACCACGGGCTGGCCCGCCGTGGTGAGCTGCGTGGGCAACTGGTTCGGGAAGGGCAAGTGAGTGTGAccagggaggagggtgggcaTTGCCTGGGGGTGCTGGGCTGGTGTGGGGGCAGGAGGTCCCTTGTGGCCTCTGATACGATTTTAGGAACAAAGATTAGAAATAAGCCTCCGTCCTGCTGACTTTCACAGGCTGGAATACAAACGTTTTAGTGACTAAaagcagtgatttttttcattgcTGAGGTTTTAATCCTTAAAACCTGCCATCTTCATTATGCCTTTTCCTCATAATAGATGAATTTCAATTTTGCATGAAGACAAAAATGAAGCCTataaaactctgtgtgtgtatatgtatatagatacatatacccatatatttttaatgcatatatatgtatatgtcttatatatttatttatttttcccttgaaCTGGCTTTTGtgcaaaaaaaagtttcttttggGCAGAGTTTCTCAGCCCTGGCACTGTTAACACTATGGGCTACATTTGGGGCTGTGTAATTCTTTGTTGAGGGGCCATCCTACACACTGTAGCATTTAGCAGCCTCTACCTGCTAGACACCACCAGCACACTCTGGGCTGGATCACCAGAACTCTCCAGACAGTGTCCATGTCCCCTGGGGGCAATCACCCTTAGCTGAGGCCCTCAGAGACACAGCCTCagggcaagagaagaaagggTGGGGCTGCGGCCCTGGGACAGAGGGGaggcaggtcttgctcagggaGCTGGCTGGGGAGCAGGACACCGCAGGCCTGGCTGTCACTCACTTGATGCCGgccagccctgcccctcctccctgacTGGGGTCTTCGGGCACAGAGGCTGCAGGCAGCCAGCTGTTCGCACTTAGCCGGGGCGGTCTCCGTGAGCCCAGGGCTTCTCTTCTTACCTTTCCTGCtcttgcctccctgcctccctccccgcctcccctccaggcggggtCTCATCATGGGCATCTGGAACTCCCACACATCCGTGGGCAACATCCTGGGCTCCCTGCTGGCTGGCGTGTGGGTGGATCAGCAGTGGGGCCTGTCCTTCGTGGTGCCCGGCATCATCACTGCCATCATGGGCATCATCACCTTCTTCTTCCTCATCGAATGTGAGTGGACCCCTCTCCCTCCATCCCCACAGGGCCAGAGCGAAGCCTCCCAGTTAGGTTCTGGGAGAAGGAGGCTGGTCCCGTGAGAGTCGCTGGGTTGGAGGCCTAGATGTGTGACTCAGAGGAcaacctctctgagtcttgaTTTCTCACGTGGGACACCTGCTTTCCTGGGCTGTGGAGAGTGTCTGTGAGACGTATGTCAGGATGCCCAGAAAATGCTGGCTCCTCTGAGCCTGACGCCGGAGAAGTGGGTTGGACAGCACCCTCTCCATGCTTGCTGCTTTTTTCCTGGCTCCCTGACAGATGGCCCCTGGAGTCATGGCCACGGTCACTTGTAAGCAAAAGAACGAAAGTCCACGAGGCTCTCGTGGTTAGGAGACCTAGGCCTCAAAGGTGGTCTCCGGAGCCCCGGCTCCCTCGTGCTGGAAACTCCACAGGCCCCTTTGCGGGTGTGGGGGTCACATGTCGTGCAGGGTGAGGGCCTGGTCTGCTGGCAAGCTTCATAGAAGGTTTTCCTTTCAGACCCAGAAGACGTGGACTGCTCCCCGCCTCAGCACCACGTGAGTGtggcccccagccccactccaCTGGGGGCTGgtcccagggaggcctggggagtTGAGGAGGGGCCTGTGTGTCCCAAGTTGGGCCCGTGGGTGGCTCCCTGGCAGGTGGTGAGTCCGGTCCAGGAGGGGAGTGTATACCTCATGCAGCTCATCTCACGTGGGTTGTCCCTCTAGCTGGTGGGGGAGTGGTATGTGGACGTGCCCCCAATGAGGGCTCTTCTCTGCTCAGGGTAATCCAGAAGAGAGCCAAGACCACCCCGAGGACCCCGCAAACGGACCCAGCTGTAACAAAGAGAGCAGCCTGGAGTCAGCTGTCACCTGCTCCAAGGAAGCAAGTGCTCAGCCTTCCGCCATCAGCTTCTTCGGGGCCCTGCGCATCCCGGTGAGTCATCTGTGGACcagaaggaagagagaggctCTCGAGATTTTTCTGTTGGGTGTCGGGAGATGGGGACACTCAGGGTGATCCATGGTTTTTGGAGTTTCTTTACGAGCAACGCTTAGGGCAGGGGCCCTCCTGGGGAGGGTAATGTGGCCGGACATTACCCTAGCATTCAGGCGGCAGGCATGTTGCTGTACCTGAGACTGGAGGTGTTCTAGAGGCTGCTCCGTGTGGTGGGCGGTGGAAAGTGCTGGCACAGGGCTCGGAGGCCGCAGGCCCCAGGCTGTCCTGCCCACCTTCCCATCTGCCCTCTGCTGTGCTCCCAGGGCGTGGTCGAGTTCTCCTTGTGTCTGCTCTTCGCCAAGCTGGTCAGTTACACCTTCCTCTACTGGCTGCCCCTGTACATTTCCAATGTGGGTGAGTACACGGGGAAGAAGAGGGGATATAGGAGCAGGGGGGCCTCCAAGGAAGAAACCCGCCACTTATGCTTATGACTCCATGAATAGGCAGGATTTCTGCTGATCCTCTCCTAGCACAgaaggaaaattttttctttcatgggaAGCTAAATTTTGCAGAAACCCTCCTAGTCCCTGACTGATTCCAGCCACTTTTCCTCACTTGGCACTCAGTCGAGGTTAGGAACTCAAGTCCTCTCTAACGTCTACTCCGGCCTCAAGTGAAACCCCGCTTCAGGCCCATTGGCTCATAGATGGGTGGGATCGGAGGGTCCTGGAGAAACGGTCTGCCTTCTGAATGCCTGCAGGAGTCTCTCAAGCCTCCCCCAGCCCAAGGAAGAGGGCTTGACAAGCTGCCCTCACTGCTGGTAGCCTGGTGGGAAACACCATTCTCTTCCCAGGGGCTGCCAGGATACTTGGGTCATTGATGCCCAGTGCCCAGGTCTGCTGGGCTGCCCACCTTGTGGTCTTCCTGTCTCCTGCCTCTGTCCCTGCCCAAGGATGGACAGATGAGGAGAGGTCACTTCTGTGGTTAGAAAAGGATGTTTATGTCCTCCTGTCCTGGGCCTCTGGTTTTCCCCAGGTGGGGCTGCTCTATTAAGGAGCAGCTCTgcccccagagcccagagccccagagccccagagccCTGCCAGGGTCAAGGACCTCTCAGCAGGACCACTGGCCTCCCTCCAGGGCCCTGGGGGAACAAGCTGCGGTCCACACGGTACACTGGGCCACAGGATGCCGTTTGGATGAGTCAGGGCCAAATCTCAAGTCGTAacctgccccctcccaccctcatcCTGTCTGCAACTGAGGGGCCTCCCCCAAAGACAGGGCTAGTGCCAGGGCGGCCCTGTGGACACTGATTCTTTGTTCTGTGGCCTTCATGCTGGCTACAGAGCGTGAGTCAACCTTGAGGGCTGGGCGGCCAGTCATGCTGCTGGGCGTCCCTCTTTCTAATCCCAGGGCAAGGTCAGGGGCCTGAGGTGCCCATTTTCCCAGTGAGCCTCCTTCCTGTTTATCAGTAGGGACCTCAGAAGGAGGTGACAAGCTCCTGTGCGGGCGTGCTGCTCCACCAGGGGCGGGCAGACATGTGGCTGGACGGGCTGAGGCTCAGACAGCACTGGGGTGCCCCCCGGTGGGACAGGGTCCTTGGGGGCCAGATCCCTGTGCTCTTGGAGGTCAAGGCCATCCAAAAGGGGAAGAAGGTAGTACGGGCCTGGGGGCCAGAAAGGGTGTCCCGTCCCAAACTGCTGCAGACTCACCTGTGACCTAGGCCAGTCGCTTCCCTCAAGGCCCCCCACTCCTTCCTGCGAAGAAGTGGGCAGTGATCCCAGACTGGGAGTCTGCCGGGACGCTTCCAGCAGTGGCCCTCCACGCTGTCTGTCCTAAGTCCCCAGGTCTGAGCATGTGCTTCGTTTTCCACAGTTCACTTCAGTGCCAAAGAGGCTGGGGACCTGTCCACACTGTTCGATGTTGGTGGCATCATAGGTAAGGCCACGCCCTGCCGTGCCTCTCAGCTGGATCCACCTCTTCTCCTGTCGGGTTGCAGAGAGAAGGGACAGGTTCCCGCGGGATGTGACCTAGGCAGGTGGCCTCAGAGGGAAAAGGTGGCATCCTGCCCAGGTGGCCCTCCCATGAGCCCTGGGTACGGGGACGGTTGCAGAGGGGGACAGTCTGCTGGCCCGGGGTGCCCCGGTCAGGCTCGTGCTGGGTGGACTGCTGGGGCAGTGCTCGGGGGTGCCCGTGCCTGGGACGGCAATGTGCACATCGTATTCCAGGCGGCATCTTGGCGGGGCTCGTCTCTGACTACATCAACGGCAGGGCCACCACCTGCTGCGTCATGCTGATCTTGGCTGCCCCCATGGTGCGTAGAACCTCAAGGTCGAGGGCTGGGAGCTGTGTGCACGCCCGGgcatcacacatacacacctgtCTCTTTGCATGTGTGCAGCTCTGTGCATGGCCAGGGGAGGAGAAGCCAGGATCAGCACAGGGAAAGGGATCCAAACTGAGAATTTTGGAAAAGGGCTAGTGGCTCTTCGACCTCAGTTAGAGCGGGGAATGTCAGCTGCTAAACTTCCTGACCAAAGAAAGAATAAGAGGCTGGGGTTTGATAGGAGAGGAGACTTCTGGGACAAAGTGAAACAACGGATTACTGCGTGTTAGACCCTGCCTCCCTGGGACACTTGAGGACCAAGAGGCCGGGGTatgagaggaaagaagggaaagcgGGCTTCTGGGGTCTCTAGTCTTCTGGGCTCCAGGCTAACGGAGGCGGCCCACGGGGAAGCCAGCGTGCGAGCCTGCCCCCCTGCTTCTCCTCTCTCAGATGTTCCTGTACAACCACGTTGGCCAGAGAGGAATCGGCATCTCCATAGGTGGGGAGCTGGCACTGCCCTGGGGAGCACACGAGGCTGGCTTGGGGGCACGGTGGGCAGCCTGGGGAAGTGGAGGTTCTTGGTCTGGAGCCTGGGGGACTCACCCGCTTTGGGGCagaggatgatggtggcctctcCTCTCTAACTGGCCGTCTCCATCACCACCTCAGTCATGCTGCTTATCTGTGGAGCCCTGGTCAATGGCCCTTACGCGCTCATCACCACCGCTGTCTCGGCTGACCTGGTAAGCAGGGCCACCTCGGGGCCTAGGCAGGGCCTCTGTCTCCAGGCTCATCTTCCCCACgtctttccccttctcccagcctccagagaTGAGATCCTCAAAGTCCTTCAGAGTCCGCCCT
This window of the Capra hircus breed San Clemente chromosome 29, ASM170441v1, whole genome shotgun sequence genome carries:
- the SLC37A2 gene encoding glucose-6-phosphate exchanger SLC37A2 isoform X2, encoding MRSSLAPGIWFLRAFSRDSKYRAFILLITFLIYTCYHMSRKPISVVKSRLHHNCSEVIQPLNSTHSLNDTTWCNWAPFDKSNYKELLGAVDNAFLVAYAIGMFISGIFGERLPLRYYLTAGMLLSGLFTSLFGLGYFWNIHVLWYFVLVQIFNGLVQTTGWPAVVSCVGNWFGKGKRGLIMGIWNSHTSVGNILGSLLAGVWVDQQWGLSFVVPGIITAIMGIITFFFLIEYPEDVDCSPPQHHGNPEESQDHPEDPANGPSCNKESSLESAVTCSKEASAQPSAISFFGALRIPGVVEFSLCLLFAKLVSYTFLYWLPLYISNVVHFSAKEAGDLSTLFDVGGIIGGILAGLVSDYINGRATTCCVMLILAAPMMFLYNHVGQRGIGISIVMLLICGALVNGPYALITTAVSADLGTHKSLKGNAKALSTVTAIIDGTGSIGAALGPLLAGLISPTGWNNVFYMLIAADVLACLLLCRLVYKEILAWKSSLGKDKGYREM
- the SLC37A2 gene encoding glucose-6-phosphate exchanger SLC37A2 isoform X1; its protein translation is MRSSLAPGIWFLRAFSRDSKYRAFILLITFLIYTCYHMSRKPISVVKSRLHHNCSEVIQPLNSTHSLNDTTWCNWAPFDKSNYKELLGAVDNAFLVAYAIGMFISGIFGERLPLRYYLTAGMLLSGLFTSLFGLGYFWNIHVLWYFVLVQIFNGLVQTTGWPAVVSCVGNWFGKGKRGLIMGIWNSHTSVGNILGSLLAGVWVDQQWGLSFVVPGIITAIMGIITFFFLIEYPEDVDCSPPQHHGNPEESQDHPEDPANGPSCNKESSLESAVTCSKEASAQPSAISFFGALRIPGVVEFSLCLLFAKLVSYTFLYWLPLYISNVVHFSAKEAGDLSTLFDVGGIIGGILAGLVSDYINGRATTCCVMLILAAPMMFLYNHVGQRGIGISIVMLLICGALVNGPYALITTAVSADLGTHKSLKGNAKALSTVTAIIDGTGSIGAALGPLLAGLISPTGWNNVFYMLIAADVLACLLLCRLVYKEILAWKSSLGKDKGSNVALTHA